A region of the Scatophagus argus isolate fScaArg1 chromosome 19, fScaArg1.pri, whole genome shotgun sequence genome:
gaaaaaatatgtgaatgttGATGAAATCAGCATTGAactctttatttgttttggccTTTTGAAAGGCTTCCTGTGGAACTTTGACCAGTTGTCGCACTATGGAGACATGTTGTAAAGTTTGGGTCCCCGTTTTTGTTTGTCCCTCGCACGGGGGATGGGATACTCAGTCCTGCCGATGGTTTCACcaagaaacacagcagctgacaacTGCTAAACATGGACCCAAACAGTTTCAAATTCTTCAGAAACTTTCatcagttttgtcattttagtaAACGTCCTGATTGGCTTTGCAGGACAGCTTTTGATCCTCTAACAGGAAGCACTTGATATGAATGCAGAAGTAAAGCGCCAGAGGTCAGAGTTTGCTGTCGTTGGCGCTGGAGGGCAGTGCAGCTGACATGGCGAACGTTGGGGATCAAACCCGGGACGTCCTGTGTGCAGGACGGTCGGGTCGTCTGTCTGTAAGAGTCCAGACTGATCCCGAGGTAAGGCGTGGTGTGTTCGCTGCTCATGGATCAGCAGGAAGAGTCAACAATCAGTGTTGACTCAGCAGCTCTGTTTGCTGCCAAACTCGAATGGATGATAACAGAGCCGGCTTTCACTGAAACTCAGCTGCTCAAAGGTTTTGTTTGCTCTCTCATATTGTCATCTCATTCTGATTAGCTACATGCCAtcaatttgtttttactgaatgTTTACTCAGCGTGCCGTGTCTTCGTCTGTTTCTCAGGGCTGGACGACAGCCTGCAGCAGTACATCCCGTCCTTCCAGCGGCAGCAGGTGGACGGAGAGAAGCTGCTCAGGATGTCCCACCAGGAGCTGCTGTCTCTGGGCGTGACGCGGGTCGGACACCAGGAGCTGGTGCTGGAGGCCGTGGACCTGCTCTGCGCCCTGGTCAGTAACTTCGTCAGGCTTTTCCTCACGATGGACGTTAGTCTGCTGACGTCACGCTGAATTCCATGAgcaggtttttttctttgccaggTTTTCAAAACAgtatgaacatgtgtgtgtataaatgtgtggaGGATCTTAATAAAGAAAAGAGTTTTAACTAGAAAAAGCTGAATTTTATGAATTTTCTCCCTGCTTTTGTTATCGTTGCTCCTACTTCCCTTATTTGAGTTTATCAAATGTTATGAAAGCAGGAAGTAtaatgttgccatggagacatTTACGGCTGTACGCTGTAGCTCTTTCTTTagtcttgtgtgtttacatattgACTGATTTGCACTGTGAAATGCATATTGCATTGTCTGCTCACAGAGGACGAGTGCGTTTTCTCCGTCCGTGTGATCAGGCTTACGTCTCCAGAGAAATGCTGTTACACGTCTTGGCTTGGACCGCGCCGACCTACAGTTCCTGTCCAGTTCCCTGCTCTTAGTTCAGCACGGCTGTTATGTGCAGGTTTATCACGTTCACTGGTCGATGGTTCTGCAGAAGCTGTATGTGCTGGACTCACCTGACGAGCGCCGACGCTCGCTGTGCGAAGCCTGCGGTTCTGTTCACCACATGGCCACAGAAGTCCTGTACCAAACCCAAACATCTCAGCTCTGTTACACCTGAGTAAACATGTGAAGCTTCACGCACAGATGACCTTGAGTTTTCTGTCCTGCAGGCAGCGCAGTCATACCAAAGCAGCAGGTCTGCACTCACCAGAGGAAAGTAAAGGCacattctcctttttttcccccgtgGACATGGCagagaacagacacacaaaccacaaacaacgCAGCCTGATGAATAACCAGAATGTGATCAGAGGAAGTGAACTGCGTGTCGTGAAGCTCAGCTGCTGACAACTGAGGAACGACATGTCGTCTCTGAGCGCTGGCTCTCTGAGCTCTTACTGATAGCTGTGGTTTCTGCTGCGCCGGCTCTCATGCCAGAGAATGTGCTGATGTAAATAAAAGGCACTCTGTTAAATCGTTATCAGATCATTCAGCACACCCACACTGCTGGCTTTAATATTTCTTCACTGTGAAAGAGTACAGCGAGGCGAAGATTTCTCTCCCCAGATCCCATTCTTGCTCCTTGCTCCAATGAAACgcactttgaaaatgtttagTTTCACCGTTCAAACTGAAATTGCGCCGTCTTGCTCTACAGTGACCAGAATTAACGTTGGCACCGTACTTGTCTGCAAATCACGGATATCCTGCAGCCTTACATTTCTTTACGTTTCAGTTTTCAAGCGCTGTGTTTAAGGCACAGAAACCACCTGGTTAGGGTTTGGACCTGGTTTTGTCGCCACAAAGACGTCTGGAAAATGTTGCTTGAAGTAAACATAAGAGAAATTTCAAACATGTAAATTCACATTTTAGATCGACTACTATATTTAGTATGATTTgccaaaatgaccaaaattgcaagttaaaaaaaacaaccgtCAATTTGGAGAGACAGCGTCAGAGCTGAAGATTAAGCTCCCCTGACCAGAGTGCAGACAGAAGCCCTCAGTCAGCTGTTTGTGAGCTCCGGCCGTCTGTGGCCCAGTGAAAAGGAGGATTTAGAGCCGGTGCTGAGGTTCAGTGTTGTCACTGGACTGAATGGGATCCAGCAGAGCCTGATGCTGTGCTGccaccactcacacacagtgaaaagaagaggatgaggcaCATGATGAATACTGCtgattaaaaagttaaaaacagcTCCGGGTTTCTGTTTTAAACACCTGAAGGAGTCGGGATGTTATGAGCAGATAACATCAGCGAGTCAGGATCATGAAACTGGAAACGTGGATTAACATTAACTGCAGACCTGAGACTGAGCGATGGTTTAGAGGGACTTATTTTGCAGTGTGAGATTTGTCCAAAAAATGTAAGCAGTAAGTGGAAAATGTACAAAAGGGTTGAGAGAAGTTTGTGTCCGATCTGACTCAGCTTGTTGGAAATAAAACGGTGACTTTATCTTGACGTAAAGCAGATCAGCTCCAGCTTCTCTGGTTCTTATGTTCTGTAGGTCCTGTCCATCAGCACAGTTAGGGCTGCCGGTCcgcctccacttcctcttcatccttAAACACGTACACGTTATACACATGACGATTAGTCCATCAGTTGTCAGCTGCTAATCCGAATGTCCAACTTGCCTGATTTACGGATTTTAAATATGAACATTTCCTGATATCTTTAGTCCTGAAGAGAGATGCACTGACACGAGTGAAGAGGGTGGTGAAGAGCCCCTTCATCGACAGCAGCTCGTCTTCCTGTGACGCCGAGCTGAAGGTCAGCTGACGTCTtgtggatattttttgcagCATGGAGTTTAGTTTACTGCTCTCTGGTGTGGAGCAGGAAACAGATGTGAGCCCTCCCACCTGTCAGAATgacccacccaccaccaccacccttctccacacacacacacacacacacacacacacacacaggaagagccGTTGCACTTTtgttccagcagcagcttcctctggCTGTCAGATGATCAGTTTTCCCTCTCAGTGCAGCAGGAGACACTTTCCCTGTGCTGACTTTTACCTCCCAAACACCACAAGTTTATCTCCACAGttagagaacacacacaaagccgTGCTGTGCTGGTGGAGATGAATAAATCTGCTGTTCGTGTGTGACGACGTCTCGTTTAGTTGAAGCTGATATTAAAACTGTAGGCTGTAACTCACAGATCAGTGTGTGAAAATCCCTCTGATCGGCATTTCTTTTTCAACTACAGGAACTTTCCTTGTTGATTTGGACCTCGAGAGACTCGTGTCTCTTTGGTCATGTTACCAGCCTGATGCTGCCTGTCTCACTCCAGCAAACATCTCACTTCATTTCAGAGATCTTCTCTGACTGACAGATGTGCTGCAGGGCCGATGAGACCTTTTTACTTCGGACAGGATTTAAATGTTGACCTGAAACAAGATTTTTAGTGGTTTGTACAGCGCAGTCAGTTGACAGGCGGGCCGTCAGTTTGcctgcagatgttttcattggCTCTGAGCTTCACAACACCTGAAACATCTGAGCTGCCTCAGGCAAGTCAGCTGACAGTCAGAATACATTAGAGAAGAATTTAGTCATCTGCAGTTACTGATCAGGTCTGAAGAGTCCTGATGCACATACGACTCTGCATGTTGTGCACTGTGGACCCCTGGTGCCGAATAGCGAATAGCCGACTgattaatgtaaataaatctgtaaaactGCGTGAATAAGAGGGTGAAGCGtcttctccatctcctttgatctgacatatttttaaagcagcaacTTAGAGAACAAACCAAGCGATGCAGAGGACCGAAGCAGCAACATTAATCTTACTGTTCCTAAGAATTTACTCGTGTACTGATAAAATATTCGTAACATTCAGATGTGTAAttgatgtgttttccttttcaatCTTTGGGCAGAACTACGGCGTGGAGTCGGACAACCTGAAGACTCTGATGGGGAAGATGAGAGCGGCGCACCACAGCCTGAGCAGCGCCGTGTCGCAGCGCAGGAAGAACCCCGCCTACCACAGCAAAATCTCCCATCAGCCCTCCAACGACTTTCTCACCGCCGTGGTTGAGCTGATCGGAGCCGCCAAGGGTCTGCTGGCGTGGCTGGACAGGTAGACGCAGACACACTCAGGACATTCAGACTGAACGctcgtttttgttttgtagttttgtagGTCAGCAGAGTtgtgacagaaatacaaagGTGCGTTAAGAAGCTCCACCTGGCACACGGCGATCAGCGCTGAAGCTCCTCCTCATACACGGCGATCAGCGCTGAAGCTCCTCCTCACACACGGCGATCAGCGCTGGTCCTTGTTAACACGTGTGCTGTGTGTCTCCTCGGCTTGTTTCAGCTTGAGGAACATTCCTGCCCCAAAACACACCTGACATCTGCCTCGTGTCTggtcgctcacacacacaactcagcCTGACACTGAATGCATTTTACTGACTCAGAATCCAGGATCGAAACCAGATAGTGTAGAATCTGCAGAACTGAATGCTCTAAACTTCAGAGTCGGTAATCAGCTTGGGGTGGCAGGAagcaaactgcagctttttgttGCTGTCTAATTGATGttcacagcatgaaaacaaGTGGAGCAGCAGATGATCTCCAAAGATGTTGATTAAACGTTCTCCTTGGTTATTTTTGCACTGTTGAGCTGCTCACAAACAAAGGGAGGTGCTGAGGCCTCATTACAGAAGAGCGTCCGGGGGTCCAGGTGTTGATCACGTCGGTGGGCGAGATGGTTTTActacattttgtcttttcaggaCTCCTCTGACGAGCGCCAACGACTTCACCTCCACCAAGAGCAGAATCATCCAGCTGTGTCTGGAGCTCACCTCCACCGTCCAGAAGGTCAGTGAGGCCCCTGAGGCCCCCCTGGTGGTGTTCAGATTCAGATGTTTGGAGCAACTTGTGCTCACatcagagagaagaaggaggtcGTGAACATGTGACCCTGTGGGACTGTTTGTGTTCAggctctgatgatgatgataatgaggCAGATAGCTTCTGTTTACACGTACAAAGTCTTCTTGATGATGGATCTCTTTCAGATATCAGCTTTACCAAAACAAGCAAGAACAGGAGGGGATTTCTGCATTTTAACTCTCTGCCCTTAAATTCAATTTCCATGAATTTAAAAGATTTCTTGTGCATCATTTCATAATATTTCAACACAATTTAGCCATTTAGACATTTATGGCGtctttgggggaaaaaagcactTCAGTTAAAGCATTTAGATCAACAAATGACAtacaaaccaaaaccaacattgTGTTGGTGCGTCTCTCAGCCTGTTGGTTCCTACTGAACACATAAAtctttacaaacacaaagaaggaaCAACACTGTGGCttactgacatgtttttaatcatttttgacaGCTGATTAATTAAACCATTAACTCACTTAGTTAGCTTATTAAAGCTATTGATTGCTATTGAGAGCCTGTTTTTTACAGCAGGTGTGAGCATGGCAGTAAACGCAGCAGCTTGCTTGGCACCTTCCCTTTGTTGAGCCTTACGTGTCATTTAGAGCACATGTGTGATGGCTCTGCTTGGTTTACAACAAGCTGCCAACAACAAAGGTGGAAGGTGGTTTTTTTAGGATTCATCTGTGCAGTTGGATGTTCTTTGCAGCGTTTCACAGCAGCGCTGAGGCGTCTCCTCGCCGTCTGTCCTGCAATCATCCTGTCAGCCTGTTTGCAGGGAGCTGTTATTTCACCGACCACAGGAGGAATCCTCTCGGTGTCTCTGGGAGGTGTTTGCGGTCCCTCCCTCTGGTTTCGCTCTCCTGTAGGCTGTCATTtctcaaatatttgttttcccgttgattccttttttttgtctccacacTCACAGCTCTTCACAAAGACAGgcttttgtaaaagaaaaagacttaaATCATGTGACTTTCTGGATTGTCCTATAAgtctccaaaataaaagcaccaaatCAGAGGAAAGGTCTAGAAATAAATCACATCCTGGTATTCATTttactgcagagagaagaatgTTTCATCCTCCGTCTGTCTGAACTGTGCTGGTTTGTTTTAGTGTGACGTCCATCAGtcagtctttctgtctcttcttcgCAGGACTGTACTGTTTATGAGATTGAAGAGAAGATTCTGGAAGTGGTGagttttgcttctcttttttcctcaggGGTGGATGTTTGGAGATGCTAAGGAaggcatatacacacacacacacacacagactgagtcAGTGGAACACACCTTTCCTGTCTTCcttttcctgtcttcctgtcttgtACTGAGTGTCCcgtggtgttgtgtgtgtgtgtgtgtgtgtgtgcgcgtgtgagTGAACCTGCAGGTTTGTTTATTCAGCTCAGGACCGTCCACTTCCTGTCTTAGATATCTCTTCCTGTTGGTTGTCCTGTTGTTCCCGCAGTATTGAATCAGCTGATTTCGCTTGGCTCCCACAGCGACCTCGGGCTTCCTCTGACTCTCCTCTGAAGACTTTCACTTCAGTTCTGTAAATAAACTGTCTGTTGCACAGATTAAACCACTGAGATGTAACATTTCGATCACTGGACTGAgcagagccaggctaactgtttccagtctttatgctaagctaagctaacagtctcCTGGCTCTGTGACTGGGACACAAAATACTACGGGACACGATACTAAATATTATAGAGCTTTGACGTTCATGCAGTTTTGTGTGTATACAGCCATACAGACTGTTCTTTATAAACAAGCATTAAGAATtaacaaaatatgcaaatcacATCAGCAGACAAAAAACCAATGAGCTCTGCGGAGGAGCTTGTTTTTCTGGTTGACTTGTAATTTCCTGTGGGTTGGTGTTTTCCTGATCAGCTCCCAGCTTTCCGTGACCTCGACCTCCTGCTGAGCTTCAGGGCTGCGTGTCTGCTCAGTGTAATGATGTTATGTGTGTCGCTTGTCGAAGGCCTCAGGCCTCTGGAAGAtccttctgtctgctgttcagCAACACCAGGGGTGAAACAAGTACTCAGTGGCAGTACCCAggtgtaaaaatattctgttataAGTAAAAGCCCTGTGTTTAAAACTTGCTGATACAGCATTACTGGTATCCAGGTGTACTTAAAGTACAAATTTATAAACACGTGTGTTTATattgtgaaaagaaaagtttttgcAGGATGGTTTTCTCGCATGTGGTCGTGGTGCGCTTCAGCCTCTTGTGGCCAACATGTgaatgacaacaacaaacacacaaacacaagttaaacaaaaaaatgacctCAACGGGAAAATGATCCTCCGTACATAATTAGTTATCATAATAGATGCTGAGTGAATTTTTGTCAGTCAGCTAGTTGTTTCAGCTCTATATGTAACTTTATATTATTTCGGAAATTGAACTGTTGATCCTGATGTTGTTTTCATactttcgtgtgtgtgtgtgtgtgtgtgtgtgtgtgtgtgtgtgtgtgtgtttcagtcccGAGCTCTGAATGCCATCTGCGAGAAGACCGTTCAGGCGACCTCTGACCCCTTAAAGAGTGAGATGGCCTGTCTGGAGGAGGTGCACATCACCAACGTCAAGCCTGGGGAGGGACTGGTGAgctcacaaaataaacagcaggaCAGACGTCATCACTTTCATTCAGGCCGTATCAGCGGGACGTCACTTTCACATGAGTGCCGAGTGTGCTGAAAAGAAAACCCACAATTTGAGCCCACTTCCCCTGAGAAACACTGACGGATATTTCAGTGCTGCACAGTGAACCACAGTCAGAGtcagaaacagaagcacatgTAAAAACTCCAGGTCATTTAAAGAGGATTCACATACATGTTCTCACTCTCACTGAGTCCTTCGCATGTGCTTAATCTTCCAGGGTATTTACATCAAGTCCACCTACGACGGGCTTCACGTCATCACAGGAACAACAGAGAATGTGAGTGCACGTCCAGAGCTCTGATTCTGAAAGTCGTGTCAACGGCAGGTTGTTGCTTCACTGCTGAAACAGTGGAAGAGATGGTGGTGTTGTGTTAGCGTGTTGTGTTAGCGTGTTGTGCACTGTGTTCAAGCTCCCTTCTAATGAAGTGAAACATTCTGCTTCAGTCTCCTGCAGATAAAACCCAGAGAATTCATGCAGGAGATGAAGTCATTCAGGTCAACAGGCAGACTGTGGTGAGTGAAAAGCTGAGCCAGgagactgttagcttagcataaagactgcaaacagaggaaaacaattAACCTGTGGAGGCAGCTTCACCTTTTTTTAATGAGCAGTGAAATTTGGGTTAAAAAAAGAGCTGATTTCAAACAGTTAAAGTCTAAATTCCGGCTAGCGCCCTCCAcaggctgcagtgtttgttACTGCTCAGTGTTCTTGTCTGTGATTGGTCCAGGTGGGCTGGCAGTTGAAGCACCTGGTGGAAAAGCTGAGGGCGGGGTCTGGAGGTGTCATCATGGTGGTGAAGAAAAGGCCGTCTGGAACCTCTGGTGGGTTTGCGCCTGCGCCGCTGAGAAACCTGCGCTGGAGGCCACCACGCGTACAGGTGAGCTGCTGCAACACCACGTCACCTGTGGGGTTTGAGCATGTCTAACTGAGGCAGTTCGTGAGAATGAGAACAGCCTGTCGCATTGCGGGGCTGGAGGGGAAGTGATTAAAGCAAAGCAATGTGATGTTTGATGAGAAGTCAGTTTGAGTCCTCAGATTTTTAGGGCATATGGCTGCCAAGCTGCCATGGAGCTACTGAAGCCCCAGCAGCCGTTGGCTTCAAGCAGGCAGCTCTCAGGTGTGAGTTCGCTGTACGACGGCGAGGCCGACCCTCCCCTCTGGTGCGTCTGTCATCGTAgctttcagtgttgtttcagtTGGTGAGGAATCcaggcagaaaacacagcagccacCCAGTCTGCTGCTCCTCCGAGGTGTGTGGGTGAACAATGCATCCTTTCTTCCCTTTTCCTGGAAAAAAGGGGGATAGGAAACACTCCAAACATCAGGCTGCATTGATGTCAGACATCTTTGCAGGGTGACTCATTCTTTACTGCACAATGTGACAATTATGAATTGATTAAACCGCCTTCAGGAGTTTTTGTGTTGACTGACtccaggatgtgtgtgtttagggaAGATATGCTTCATGAATGCCCTTCGACTGGTTCAGTTTCTAATCTCAGCTGTCTTTACCTCACCGTCACTCCTTCTATTCAGTTCAAAGGCCACCTGAAACTGTATGGGGCGGGGGAGTTCACGAGCTGTACTGCAgacagccaccagggggccacCCTGATGTTTGCTCTCAGGTCTTCATGACCTCTGCTTTCATCTTTAACAATGTGTTGTATTCTAAAGGCTTGTTAGTAAGcaaacctttatttaaacaacACTTTGTATAACACAGTGTTACAAAGTGGCtcacacaagaaaaacacaaaattatatattgcaataaaacaaagaacaagcacagtaaaaacacagaagaataaGTACATTGAAACAgcaaacaatacaataaaacaacatgcGATCCAAACGAGCCAAACACTATCTTTGGAATAGAGTTTTCTAAAAAGCTTATCTGTAGAAGAAGGTTTTCAAAGCTTCTTAAAACTGTTGACACAGTCAGCAGATCTAATGTGTTTCAGAGAGTTGGGCCAGCACAGCAAAGGCTCCATCACCTTTTGTCTTGAGGCTGGAcgaggttgtgtgtgtgtgtgtgtgtgtgtgtgtgtgtgaggaagcgTGTGATTGTAAAGCAGCTGtatgacacagaggaagaagacaatATTTGTATGGAAATTAGAATCTTCTTATCTTGTTAATCTTTAATTAAGCGAGAAAACGTGTTTCTGCGTTTTTAACTCAAACTGCTGAGCTGAGTGAAGTTCCTGTGTTTCTGGAGCTTTGGAGGCGaagaaggaaacagaggagcttcctctgcagctggaaCGTCTTCCTGTCGTTTTATGATAAACTCCACCtcatctgctgtctgctgtgtgacaaAGCTGGACGCCAACACTGATTAGAAGTCGTTACATCTACCAGCTCCATTTCTCTTGTTGTCTCCAGACCCCTCAGGGAGCTCCAGGTCTGTACAGATCCCCGCAGCCGGAAACCTCAGACGCTCttggaaagagagggaagacagCCATACTGGATCTGTAcgtccctcctccacctgcagcaccTTATGTCCCGCTGTGAGTTCACCCAGTCATCCCCCTTTTACATACAGAAGAAGTGCTGCGAGTGGTTCAGTAAAGGTGTAGAGTTAAACTGGACGTGGAATCATTTGAGCTTTAATGACCTCCTgctctctgttcctctgtgaAGAGACGCAGACGTGAACGTATCACCAGGTGTGAAAATGAGGCCGAGGTCTCCCAACTCGTGCCTGGACGCAGACGCACGGCGACGCCTCACTGATGACAACAGGACGTCCTTCAGCCCCCCACCTGAACTCAACCAGCCAATCCCTGTCCGCCTGAGACAGCGCTCCTCCACACGCTGTGAGTGCACAGATTGCAGTCTGAAACTTGCAAAATGTCTGCCGTCGACTAAGATTAAACAAAACGATAAACTTGCATATGCACGTTTCAACTTGCGTGGTGTGTGGTGTCGGTTTGCAGGTAAACCTCGACCCGTCTCCATGCCAGTGGAGTCGTTTTCAGGAGCGTCTGACCCGTCCTGCAGGCCCGGGTCTCAGATGAGGAAAGGTGAGCTCTACCTGTCCAGCTGACCCAGATGCAGTAGTAAtctaacagtttttttttaacagctgagGACAGACGGTGGCAGGACCAGCCACGTGCTTTGAATTTTTATCTCGTCGATTATTAACCCTGAAAGCTGGCGCTACAGCGACACAGCAGATTTCAGTCACGGGTCTTAGAGCAGTTCACcttcagaaacaaactgtgtggatgtgaaagtgtgtgtgtgttggcagttTGTCAAAGATAGCAGGCTGCTTATGGAAGTCAGAGCAGTTGAACAAGAACACATCAAGCGTTGGACTTTAAACGCTTCAAATGAGATGAACAGTAGAATAAACTCAACACGCCagcagctgtgttgtgttttacgCTGAGTCATCTAGTGAGTCATAGCACTGAATATGCAGTCACGCATTTGGAAACATAAATTCGTTTCTGGccatcatttcctgtgtgaCATCACAGGATCTTTAACAAACTGAGTGACCTGATTGATTTTAAAGcctcaaaaacaaattaaacagaaaattatCTCATCCTGCtggctgatttttatttgttgttccAGAAGAAACGATATTTTAACCGACAACTTTTCACCCTCTGGCCCTCACTTCTGGAGTAAAAATAACCAAAGTGAGGTTATAGTTACGCCTTCAGGCTTCACAGCGCAGCTATGGATGCATGTGTaaaggaaacatttttcttACTTTGAGTAGACGGGACGTGTTAATTCATGGTGCCATCCCGT
Encoded here:
- the cnksr3 gene encoding connector enhancer of kinase suppressor of ras 3 isoform X1 gives rise to the protein MDQQEESTISVDSAALFAAKLEWMITEPAFTETQLLKGLDDSLQQYIPSFQRQQVDGEKLLRMSHQELLSLGVTRVGHQELVLEAVDLLCALNYGVESDNLKTLMGKMRAAHHSLSSAVSQRRKNPAYHSKISHQPSNDFLTAVVELIGAAKGLLAWLDRTPLTSANDFTSTKSRIIQLCLELTSTVQKDCTVYEIEEKILEVSRALNAICEKTVQATSDPLKSEMACLEEVHITNVKPGEGLGIYIKSTYDGLHVITGTTENSPADKTQRIHAGDEVIQVNRQTVVGWQLKHLVEKLRAGSGGVIMVVKKRPSGTSGGFAPAPLRNLRWRPPRVQTPQGAPGLYRSPQPETSDALGKRGKTAILDLYVPPPPAAPYVPLDADVNVSPGVKMRPRSPNSCLDADARRRLTDDNRTSFSPPPELNQPIPVRLRQRSSTRCKPRPVSMPVESFSGASDPSCRPGSQMRKGQDVLHRYLSNERISTIKEEEPCFPLPYRGHPSARGVDHIRGSQCFINADLHSSATIPYQEAASKKSAAVSPPPAASKQSTSLLGGWLARLRLLSH
- the cnksr3 gene encoding connector enhancer of kinase suppressor of ras 3 isoform X2, which codes for MEAVSKWTPQQVADWMRGLDDSLQQYIPSFQRQQVDGEKLLRMSHQELLSLGVTRVGHQELVLEAVDLLCALNYGVESDNLKTLMGKMRAAHHSLSSAVSQRRKNPAYHSKISHQPSNDFLTAVVELIGAAKGLLAWLDRTPLTSANDFTSTKSRIIQLCLELTSTVQKDCTVYEIEEKILEVSRALNAICEKTVQATSDPLKSEMACLEEVHITNVKPGEGLGIYIKSTYDGLHVITGTTENSPADKTQRIHAGDEVIQVNRQTVVGWQLKHLVEKLRAGSGGVIMVVKKRPSGTSGGFAPAPLRNLRWRPPRVQTPQGAPGLYRSPQPETSDALGKRGKTAILDLYVPPPPAAPYVPLDADVNVSPGVKMRPRSPNSCLDADARRRLTDDNRTSFSPPPELNQPIPVRLRQRSSTRCKPRPVSMPVESFSGASDPSCRPGSQMRKGQDVLHRYLSNERISTIKEEEPCFPLPYRGHPSARGVDHIRGSQCFINADLHSSATIPYQEAASKKSAAVSPPPAASKQSTSLLGGWLARLRLLSH